The following proteins are co-located in the Paludibaculum fermentans genome:
- a CDS encoding cyclase family protein, with protein MRNALVVLLLFSLGLQAQTRPATTADFERWMKELSNWGRWGKSDESGTLNLITPASRLAAARLVREGVAVSLSHDADKEKAPDNAKPFVHEMITTSEQPGADIFRDSFSIVHHGIMHTHLDALCHFSYKGSSYNGFSTKEVTSKGAARLSIEAARNGLFARGILIDVPELKGVPYLEPGAAIFPEDLDAWEKKTGLRVKPGDVVLIRTGRWARRVEKGPWSMAERAGLHASSVAWLHKRDIAVLGSDASADVWPSQVEGIQQPVHTLVIVAMGTPILDNVDLEELSRESRKRKRWDFLLTAAPLTVPGATGSALNPIAIF; from the coding sequence ATGCGAAACGCGCTTGTCGTGCTCCTTCTGTTCTCCCTTGGGCTGCAGGCACAGACCCGGCCGGCCACAACGGCAGATTTTGAGCGGTGGATGAAAGAGCTGTCGAACTGGGGCCGGTGGGGGAAGTCGGATGAGTCAGGCACCCTGAACCTGATCACTCCGGCGAGCCGACTGGCCGCGGCCAGACTGGTGCGCGAGGGCGTAGCGGTTTCGCTGTCGCACGATGCCGATAAGGAGAAGGCACCTGACAACGCCAAGCCGTTCGTCCACGAGATGATCACAACCTCGGAGCAGCCCGGCGCGGATATCTTCCGGGACTCCTTCAGCATCGTGCATCACGGGATCATGCACACGCACCTGGATGCGCTGTGCCACTTCTCGTACAAGGGGTCCAGCTATAACGGGTTCTCCACCAAGGAAGTGACCAGCAAGGGCGCGGCCCGGCTCTCGATTGAGGCCGCGAGGAACGGGCTGTTTGCGCGCGGGATCCTGATCGACGTGCCGGAGTTGAAGGGCGTGCCGTATCTGGAGCCGGGCGCGGCGATCTTCCCGGAAGACCTGGACGCGTGGGAAAAGAAGACGGGCTTGCGGGTGAAACCCGGAGACGTCGTCCTGATCCGGACGGGCCGTTGGGCACGGCGCGTGGAGAAGGGCCCGTGGTCGATGGCGGAGCGTGCGGGCCTGCATGCGTCGAGCGTGGCGTGGCTGCACAAGCGCGATATCGCCGTTCTGGGCAGCGACGCGTCCGCCGACGTCTGGCCCTCGCAGGTGGAGGGCATCCAGCAGCCAGTCCATACGCTGGTGATCGTCGCGATGGGCACCCCGATCCTCGACAATGTCGATCTGGAGGAACTGAGCCGAGAGAGCCGCAAACGGAAGCGCTGGGACTTCCTGTTGACGGCGGCTCCGTTGACGGTGCCTGGAGCCACAGGGTCGGCGCTGAATCCAATCGCGATCTTCTGA
- a CDS encoding aminoacyl-histidine dipeptidase: MTSILADLQPQALWRHFEALSAIPRASEKEQAARAYVLAQAAALGLEVIQDAVGNVVVRKPARPGREGAPMAALQGHLDMVCEKNEGTAHNFDTDPIQLVLDGDWVKAAGTTLGADNGVGVAAALAVMESTDVAHGPLEFVFTIDEESGLTGASEFPNGLLQSKYFLNLDGEEEGALCIGCAGGLNTVAWRTVELQPAPAGEALRIKVSGLQGGHSGLDINKGRGNAVRILGQVLQALLGSGPIAVADLQGGSKRNAIPREASAIVVVDPARIAELRATLTLWQDALRSDLGSFDAGLRISAEPASQPTRVLADAEARVVAELLASQHHGVLAMSPDVPGLVQTSTNLAIVSLKESVVELETSQRSPILSSKLAAARMVSTVFALAGFQTEQTGGYPGWKPEPGSEIVRLAKEVHTDVLGHVPELIAMHAGLECGVIGEKHSGMEMISFGPHIVDVHSPSERLKISSVEPFWRFLTALLERI, translated from the coding sequence ATGACCTCTATTCTTGCGGACCTGCAACCACAAGCCCTTTGGCGGCATTTTGAAGCGCTCTCGGCGATCCCCCGGGCATCTGAGAAGGAACAGGCGGCGCGCGCGTATGTACTCGCCCAGGCCGCGGCTCTCGGGCTCGAAGTCATCCAGGATGCCGTGGGCAATGTCGTGGTGAGAAAACCGGCGCGGCCAGGCCGGGAAGGTGCTCCGATGGCGGCGCTGCAGGGCCACCTGGACATGGTTTGCGAGAAGAACGAAGGGACGGCGCACAACTTCGATACGGATCCGATCCAACTGGTGCTCGACGGGGATTGGGTGAAGGCGGCCGGCACGACTCTTGGGGCGGATAACGGAGTCGGGGTCGCGGCGGCGCTGGCCGTCATGGAGAGTACGGATGTCGCGCATGGCCCGCTGGAGTTTGTGTTCACGATCGACGAAGAGAGCGGGTTGACCGGTGCTTCCGAGTTTCCCAACGGCCTGTTGCAGTCGAAGTACTTCCTGAACCTCGATGGCGAGGAAGAGGGTGCGCTGTGCATCGGCTGCGCGGGCGGCCTGAATACCGTCGCGTGGCGGACGGTGGAGTTGCAGCCGGCTCCGGCAGGGGAGGCGCTGCGGATCAAGGTCTCCGGGCTGCAGGGCGGCCACTCCGGATTGGACATCAACAAGGGCCGCGGCAACGCGGTGCGGATCCTGGGCCAGGTGCTGCAGGCGCTGTTGGGCAGTGGTCCGATTGCGGTGGCGGACCTGCAGGGCGGCAGCAAGCGCAATGCGATCCCGCGCGAGGCCTCCGCCATTGTCGTGGTGGATCCCGCCAGGATCGCCGAGCTCCGGGCTACGTTGACGTTGTGGCAGGACGCGTTGCGGTCGGACCTGGGGTCGTTCGATGCGGGCCTGCGGATTTCGGCCGAGCCGGCGTCGCAGCCGACGCGGGTGCTGGCGGATGCGGAGGCGCGCGTCGTGGCGGAGCTTCTGGCCAGTCAGCATCATGGTGTGCTGGCGATGAGTCCGGACGTGCCCGGGCTGGTGCAGACCTCCACGAACCTGGCAATCGTCAGTTTGAAGGAGTCCGTCGTTGAGCTCGAAACCAGCCAGCGCAGCCCGATCCTGAGCAGCAAGCTGGCGGCGGCGCGGATGGTGAGCACGGTGTTCGCGCTGGCCGGATTCCAGACGGAGCAGACGGGCGGGTATCCCGGCTGGAAGCCTGAGCCGGGCAGCGAGATCGTGCGCCTGGCGAAAGAGGTGCACACCGACGTCCTGGGCCATGTGCCGGAACTGATCGCGATGCATGCGGGGCTGGAGTGCGGCGTGATTGGGGAGAAACACTCCGGCATGGAGATGATTTCGTTCGGGCCGCATATCGTGGATGTCCACAGCCCGAGTGAGCGGCTGAAGATCTCGTCGGTGGAGCCGTTCTGGCGGTTCCTCACCGCGCTGCTGGAGCGCATTTAG
- a CDS encoding class I SAM-dependent methyltransferase, translating to MAIALMLFALLSGDTAWRQFSDWFSKEGTPGAPADVLQAYSKQLESQGVAADDVRARVKDVQDYLVAHPREGLTLHFNRIFTWKAAPFTREPSAFLRRISATRKPGRALDIAMGQGRNSIWLAKAGWTVSGYDISDEALRQANALASEVGVKLDTKLASHDEYELGVAQWDLIVMSYAFTNLHDAAYMKRVQDSLKPGGMLLIEGFGGGPPREPNQVLNAFLTYRVLYFEELPDIADWGQMKAPLMRMALEKP from the coding sequence ATGGCGATCGCACTGATGCTCTTCGCGCTTCTCTCCGGCGATACTGCCTGGAGGCAATTCTCGGACTGGTTCAGTAAGGAGGGCACACCTGGAGCCCCGGCCGATGTATTGCAGGCGTACTCAAAACAATTGGAGTCGCAAGGCGTGGCCGCTGATGATGTCCGTGCCCGCGTGAAGGACGTCCAGGACTATCTCGTCGCCCATCCGCGGGAAGGACTCACCCTCCACTTCAACCGGATCTTCACTTGGAAAGCTGCTCCGTTCACCCGCGAACCCAGCGCCTTCCTCCGGCGGATATCTGCCACCAGAAAGCCCGGCCGTGCCCTGGACATTGCCATGGGGCAGGGTCGCAATTCGATCTGGCTCGCGAAGGCCGGCTGGACTGTCAGCGGCTACGACATCTCGGACGAGGCGCTGCGCCAGGCGAACGCTCTTGCCTCCGAGGTTGGCGTGAAGCTCGACACAAAACTCGCGTCGCATGACGAGTACGAACTGGGTGTCGCCCAATGGGATCTGATCGTGATGAGCTACGCCTTCACGAATCTACACGACGCGGCCTATATGAAACGTGTCCAGGATTCCTTGAAGCCAGGAGGGATGTTGTTGATTGAGGGCTTCGGCGGCGGTCCGCCCCGTGAGCCCAACCAGGTGCTCAATGCCTTCCTCACTTACCGTGTGCTGTACTTCGAAGAACTGCCGGACATCGCGGATTGGGGACAGATGAAGGCTCCGCTGATGCGGATGGCCCTGGAGAAGCCGTAG
- a CDS encoding 3-keto-disaccharide hydrolase, which produces MHKSFLFVALAAVLPWTAAAQDQKAFLGRWDMTVTPATGKAFPQWMELVEKDGKIEGRVQPRGGGWRPILGAKLESGKMIIAVSAAGRAPAINWELTSAGADKLTGIEKRGETDGPALVGLRAPKLDRPMPKSWAKPVALFNGKDLTGWEPIGNVTNNKWIARDGELVNDNPEVPGQRGPGAANLKTTGTYQDFKLHIEVNCPEHGNSGIYLRGRYEVQVGTEGGSQPDHEMGAIYSHYPPPAGAELGLGKWTSYDITFVGRHVTVVRDGKVYHNNVEIPGPTGGALDSNEAEPGPFFLQGDHHGVIRYRNITISLPKK; this is translated from the coding sequence ATGCATAAATCATTCTTATTCGTTGCGCTCGCCGCCGTCCTGCCCTGGACCGCGGCCGCCCAGGACCAGAAGGCATTCCTCGGCCGCTGGGATATGACAGTTACGCCCGCCACCGGCAAAGCCTTTCCCCAGTGGATGGAACTCGTTGAAAAGGATGGCAAGATCGAAGGCCGTGTGCAGCCGCGCGGCGGCGGCTGGCGCCCCATTCTGGGTGCGAAGCTCGAATCCGGCAAGATGATCATCGCCGTCTCGGCGGCCGGCCGTGCACCCGCCATCAATTGGGAACTCACCTCGGCCGGAGCTGACAAGCTCACCGGCATCGAGAAGCGCGGCGAAACCGATGGGCCCGCCCTCGTCGGCCTCCGCGCGCCGAAACTCGACCGCCCCATGCCCAAGTCCTGGGCCAAGCCCGTGGCCCTCTTCAACGGCAAGGATCTCACCGGCTGGGAGCCCATCGGCAACGTCACCAACAATAAGTGGATCGCCCGCGACGGCGAACTCGTGAACGACAATCCCGAAGTGCCCGGCCAGCGCGGTCCCGGTGCGGCCAACCTCAAGACCACCGGCACCTACCAGGACTTCAAGCTGCACATCGAAGTGAATTGCCCCGAGCATGGCAACAGCGGCATCTACCTGCGCGGCCGCTACGAAGTCCAGGTCGGCACCGAAGGCGGCTCGCAGCCCGATCATGAGATGGGCGCCATCTACAGCCATTACCCGCCGCCGGCAGGCGCGGAACTTGGCCTGGGCAAGTGGACCTCCTACGACATCACCTTCGTCGGCCGCCACGTCACGGTGGTGCGCGACGGCAAGGTCTATCACAACAACGTCGAGATTCCCGGACCCACCGGCGGTGCGCTCGACAGCAACGAAGCCGAGCCCGGCCCCTTCTTCCTGCAGGGCGACCACCACGGCGTCATCCGCTACCGCAACATCACCATCTCCCTACCGAAGAAGTAA
- a CDS encoding DinB family protein — translation MDFENFWKPMITRQFGAALGMLEGAILACPAGLWAEDAGPPEWKTHGTVGFWYVAYHTIFFLDYHANGAQAGFEPPAPFNLSELDPKGVLPSRPYTKEELLAYLHYTRRALAGYIDRLTAEAAAGPCGIPIWKMNKAELLIHSLRHVQHHAAQLNLMLRQSAGTAAAWVFTADVDAP, via the coding sequence ATGGACTTCGAAAACTTCTGGAAACCCATGATCACGCGGCAGTTCGGCGCCGCCCTAGGAATGCTGGAAGGCGCGATTCTGGCCTGCCCAGCCGGGCTCTGGGCGGAGGACGCGGGCCCTCCGGAATGGAAGACGCACGGCACCGTGGGCTTCTGGTATGTCGCCTACCACACGATCTTCTTCCTTGATTACCATGCCAATGGAGCCCAGGCTGGCTTCGAGCCCCCAGCGCCGTTTAATCTCAGTGAACTTGACCCCAAGGGCGTGTTGCCCAGCCGGCCATATACCAAGGAAGAACTCCTGGCATATCTGCACTACACGCGCCGGGCCCTGGCCGGATACATCGATCGGCTGACGGCCGAAGCCGCTGCCGGCCCGTGTGGCATTCCCATCTGGAAGATGAACAAGGCGGAACTCTTGATCCACAGCCTGCGCCACGTGCAGCACCATGCGGCCCAATTGAACCTGATGCTGCGCCAGTCGGCTGGTACTGCGGCGGCCTGGGTTTTCACCGCCGATGTGGACGCCCCGTAG
- a CDS encoding RCC1 domain-containing protein has product MVVACSFHCLPALSLLLFAAFQPLQAGTPADRTIHLLQEKSGPSQQQYPIAGLGVLPGAASIAVSAAGRHILVLTETGAVWAWGDNHHGQLGTGDTKEIPGWHQVPGLAGIVEVAAGGGHSLALDRDGTVWAWGANLSGQLGDGTLLSRSVPARVPDLSHITSIAAGDECSAARARDGSVMVFGADCSGAPSQSLRLRPTRLAGRPLDGAITIQGGQVRPAPDRQDAVPWPGALQLARQLRWGPSGFSLNESGWTTQRHAAQGAVADLAAGWAVAWIEGPPLAASASAPVATAGATQSGVRSAAAPDLSIALTAGVSFTVTRLAGYVVTVTNTGDISTSGNITVAATLPAGLLPGGGAGNGWTCQTAGQAITCTMQAPLIPAGSSVLYLTAQVTPSAYPSVSITVSVDVPGDGNHANNTATLVKSVAPQPVGAYAAGETHSVRLASDGTVWTAGSNSHGQLGDGTRTDRSVPTRISGLTGVISVAAPLNLSHAVKSDGTLWSWGNNYLDQLGDGSYVNQATPVQAVGLTSAVSVAAYGRHSLALQRDGRVWAWGRNSSGQLGNGTTFDSPTPMAVANLNGVVSIAAGTVHSLALRADGTVWGWGSGGYGQSYPVQVSGLSGVVAVVAGDIHSLALTADGTVWGWGGNGAGELGDGTTTGHRPPAPVPGLTGVVAIAAGYAESMAVKRDGTVWVWGRTSHSKVPVQVDGIDNAVSLATSGPSVTAFFFVLRADGSALAWGDNRFGQLGNGTPVSRAMPKRVAGLTGVKQVADRDYSLLAVKQDGTVWGWGMNESGQTGDQTTVSPRAIPVQAIGLTQGAAAAPGNIHSLVLRQDGTVVSWGLNEWFVLGYASGQLSLVPQPVPGLSNIVKVTAAQYRTLAVRNNGTLWAWGTGLYGEMGDGTDQTERQSPIQVPGLAGVVDAAAGFDTSVALTSDGNVWAWGNNTYNQLGDGTTTDRLSPAQVPGLTGITAVSIHFHAGLALKNDGTVWTWGTLHGGGMGDGTTSTKSSPVPVSGLSGIVAISAGRLHCLALRNDGTVWAWGQNDYGQVGDGTTVNRLVPVRVPLPRPAVAISAGSDSSAVLLDDGAVATWGTSIFGQLGNGITSNTPLPAPVLSPDAPDLTIALTDSGPAAIGGTLVNTITVTNAGRSATSGTITVTDPLPAGLAYSSATGSGWSCSAAGQVVTCTNPAVLAPGLSSVITLKVTVLAAALPSITNIVEVSNAADGNSINNFAGDPLPLIAGSTAVVSLTPSAGAGFRQIFQAQFSGVPGSKDLRWVQLLFGAAPDGGGQPFCFLHYDVQGNGFWLYSDVYGFFRGPVAPGLASSELQGSHCALSTAGSTVAASGSTLSLNLDVVFKAAATRNVYLRAMDLSNYDTGWVQRGAWTQAATPPTVLTASPQGGSASTTGFALTYPDLQGFAGIAFGWKQFLIAAAPDGGGQPFCFVHYDEAGHGLWMYSSDLGFFVGPATPLTDSNLLDSSACSIDSRQSYLELMEGNRVLHIALTLKAPMSGTKNLYVRTLDALTRDTGWQAAGTWIVP; this is encoded by the coding sequence GTGGTTGTTGCGTGCTCGTTCCATTGCCTCCCTGCTCTTTCGCTACTCCTCTTCGCCGCCTTCCAGCCCTTGCAGGCCGGCACGCCCGCTGACCGAACGATTCACCTTCTGCAGGAGAAATCCGGCCCGTCGCAGCAACAATACCCGATTGCCGGCCTCGGAGTGCTGCCGGGGGCAGCCAGCATTGCCGTCTCCGCCGCCGGCCGCCACATTCTGGTACTCACCGAAACCGGCGCCGTGTGGGCCTGGGGGGACAATCACCATGGGCAGCTCGGCACCGGAGATACGAAGGAGATCCCGGGCTGGCACCAGGTGCCCGGACTCGCCGGGATCGTCGAGGTGGCGGCCGGGGGCGGTCATTCTCTGGCGCTCGACCGCGACGGAACGGTATGGGCGTGGGGTGCGAATCTGTCGGGCCAGTTGGGCGACGGCACTCTGCTCAGCCGCTCTGTACCTGCGAGGGTCCCGGACCTCTCCCACATCACCTCCATCGCCGCCGGCGACGAGTGTAGCGCGGCGCGCGCCCGGGACGGCTCCGTGATGGTCTTCGGCGCCGATTGCAGCGGAGCGCCGTCACAATCGCTGCGGCTGCGGCCCACGCGCCTCGCAGGCCGCCCGCTGGACGGCGCGATCACGATCCAGGGCGGGCAGGTGCGGCCCGCGCCAGACCGGCAGGATGCGGTGCCATGGCCTGGCGCCCTCCAACTCGCTCGTCAGTTGCGCTGGGGGCCTTCCGGCTTCTCCCTCAACGAAAGCGGCTGGACAACCCAGCGCCATGCAGCCCAGGGCGCGGTGGCCGACCTCGCCGCCGGCTGGGCCGTGGCCTGGATTGAAGGGCCGCCCCTGGCCGCCTCCGCGTCCGCGCCGGTCGCGACTGCTGGCGCAACGCAGTCGGGAGTCCGGTCCGCCGCCGCGCCCGATCTCTCCATCGCTCTCACAGCCGGTGTGTCGTTCACAGTCACTCGCTTGGCCGGCTACGTCGTCACCGTCACGAACACGGGTGACATCTCCACCTCCGGCAATATCACCGTCGCCGCCACGCTGCCGGCCGGCTTACTGCCAGGAGGCGGTGCAGGCAACGGCTGGACGTGCCAGACCGCTGGCCAGGCCATCACTTGCACCATGCAGGCTCCCCTTATTCCGGCCGGCAGCAGTGTTCTCTATCTCACCGCGCAGGTCACCCCGTCCGCCTATCCGTCAGTCTCGATCACGGTCAGCGTGGACGTGCCGGGCGACGGAAACCACGCCAACAACACGGCCACCCTCGTTAAATCGGTAGCACCGCAACCCGTGGGTGCCTACGCGGCAGGCGAGACCCACTCTGTGCGCCTGGCCTCCGACGGGACCGTCTGGACTGCAGGCTCGAACTCTCACGGCCAGCTTGGAGATGGCACGCGAACCGACCGCAGTGTCCCCACGCGCATCAGTGGCTTGACTGGAGTGATCTCCGTCGCGGCGCCCCTCAATCTCAGCCATGCGGTGAAGAGTGACGGGACGCTTTGGTCGTGGGGGAACAATTATCTCGATCAGTTGGGCGACGGCTCCTATGTGAACCAGGCCACACCCGTGCAGGCCGTTGGTCTCACCAGTGCCGTTTCGGTGGCCGCGTATGGCCGTCACTCGCTCGCCTTGCAGCGCGATGGCCGGGTATGGGCCTGGGGCCGCAATTCCTCGGGTCAGTTAGGCAATGGAACCACATTTGACAGTCCCACGCCCATGGCCGTTGCCAATCTCAACGGCGTGGTCTCCATTGCAGCGGGAACCGTGCATTCGCTCGCGCTCCGCGCCGACGGCACAGTCTGGGGCTGGGGTTCTGGAGGATACGGACAGTCGTATCCGGTGCAGGTCTCGGGGCTCTCCGGCGTCGTCGCCGTCGTAGCGGGCGATATCCACAGCTTGGCGCTGACTGCGGATGGGACCGTTTGGGGATGGGGTGGCAACGGAGCGGGAGAGCTCGGAGACGGAACCACCACCGGTCACCGCCCGCCGGCGCCCGTGCCGGGTTTGACCGGCGTAGTGGCGATCGCAGCGGGCTATGCCGAGAGCATGGCAGTGAAGCGGGACGGCACTGTCTGGGTTTGGGGGCGGACCTCTCACAGCAAAGTGCCCGTTCAGGTGGATGGCATCGACAATGCGGTCTCCCTTGCCACCAGCGGCCCCTCGGTCACAGCCTTCTTCTTCGTCCTGCGCGCTGACGGCTCGGCGCTCGCCTGGGGCGACAATCGCTTCGGCCAGCTCGGCAACGGCACACCGGTGTCTCGCGCCATGCCTAAACGCGTAGCCGGCTTGACGGGTGTCAAACAGGTGGCGGACCGCGACTATTCCTTGTTGGCAGTGAAACAGGATGGCACCGTGTGGGGCTGGGGCATGAATGAGTCCGGACAAACTGGCGACCAGACCACCGTATCGCCGCGCGCTATTCCCGTGCAGGCGATCGGCCTCACGCAGGGGGCCGCCGCAGCGCCCGGGAACATCCATAGCTTGGTGCTGAGGCAGGATGGGACCGTGGTCAGTTGGGGTCTGAACGAATGGTTTGTTCTGGGTTACGCGTCCGGACAACTCTCATTGGTGCCCCAGCCCGTTCCTGGCCTGTCGAACATTGTCAAAGTCACCGCGGCCCAATATCGTACTCTTGCAGTTCGGAACAATGGGACACTTTGGGCCTGGGGTACCGGTTTGTATGGCGAGATGGGCGACGGCACGGATCAAACCGAGAGACAGAGCCCGATTCAGGTCCCTGGCCTCGCCGGCGTGGTGGACGCCGCTGCCGGTTTCGATACTAGCGTTGCCCTGACATCCGACGGCAACGTCTGGGCTTGGGGCAACAACACCTACAACCAACTGGGCGACGGCACGACAACCGACCGGCTGAGCCCCGCTCAGGTGCCGGGGCTCACCGGAATCACGGCCGTGTCCATCCACTTCCACGCCGGGCTTGCCTTGAAAAACGATGGAACCGTCTGGACCTGGGGCACTCTCCATGGGGGCGGTATGGGCGACGGCACCACCTCTACCAAGTCCTCGCCGGTTCCGGTCAGCGGACTCAGCGGGATCGTGGCCATCAGCGCCGGCCGGTTGCACTGCCTGGCTCTCAGGAACGATGGCACTGTCTGGGCCTGGGGCCAGAACGACTACGGGCAGGTGGGCGACGGCACGACGGTCAACCGGTTGGTTCCGGTCCGGGTCCCGTTGCCGCGCCCGGCGGTCGCCATCTCGGCAGGCTCCGATAGCAGCGCCGTCTTACTGGACGACGGCGCCGTGGCGACCTGGGGCACCTCGATTTTTGGCCAGTTGGGCAACGGAATCACATCCAACACCCCACTGCCGGCACCGGTCCTCTCGCCTGACGCGCCTGATTTGACCATTGCGTTGACAGACTCCGGTCCCGCGGCCATCGGTGGCACACTGGTCAACACAATCACTGTCACCAACGCCGGACGGTCGGCCACCAGCGGCACGATCACCGTGACTGACCCGCTGCCCGCCGGTCTGGCCTATTCCTCCGCAACCGGATCGGGCTGGAGTTGCTCCGCCGCTGGCCAGGTGGTCACTTGCACGAATCCGGCAGTGTTGGCCCCTGGCCTGTCGAGCGTGATTACATTGAAGGTCACCGTGTTGGCCGCGGCACTGCCATCCATCACCAACATCGTCGAGGTCTCGAACGCCGCCGACGGCAATTCCATCAATAACTTCGCCGGCGACCCCCTGCCCCTGATCGCTGGCAGCACCGCAGTCGTCAGCCTCACCCCGTCAGCCGGCGCCGGATTCCGGCAGATCTTCCAGGCCCAGTTCTCCGGAGTGCCCGGATCCAAGGACCTACGCTGGGTCCAACTCCTCTTCGGCGCAGCCCCCGACGGCGGCGGCCAGCCGTTCTGCTTCCTCCACTACGACGTCCAGGGCAACGGCTTCTGGCTCTATTCGGACGTCTATGGCTTCTTCCGGGGCCCCGTGGCTCCCGGCTTGGCGTCGTCGGAACTGCAAGGCTCCCATTGCGCTCTCAGCACAGCCGGATCCACCGTGGCCGCCAGCGGATCGACTCTGTCCTTGAACCTCGATGTGGTCTTCAAAGCCGCTGCGACTCGCAACGTATACCTCCGAGCCATGGATCTCTCCAACTACGACACGGGCTGGGTGCAGCGCGGCGCGTGGACCCAGGCGGCCACGCCCCCGACGGTATTGACGGCCTCGCCGCAGGGCGGCAGCGCATCCACCACAGGCTTCGCCCTGACCTATCCGGACCTCCAAGGCTTCGCGGGCATCGCCTTTGGCTGGAAGCAGTTCCTCATCGCGGCGGCGCCGGACGGCGGCGGCCAGCCCTTCTGCTTCGTCCACTACGATGAGGCCGGCCACGGGTTGTGGATGTACTCATCCGACCTCGGCTTCTTTGTCGGCCCGGCTACGCCGCTCACTGATTCCAATCTGCTGGACAGCTCCGCTTGCTCCATCGATTCGAGACAGAGCTACCTCGAACTAATGGAGGGAAATCGGGTTCTGCACATCGCCCTGACGCTGAAGGCGCCGATGAGCGGTACGAAAAACCTCTATGTCCGCACCCTGGACGCCCTCACCCGCGACACCGGCTGGCAGGCGGCGGGAACGTGGATCGTGCCGTAG
- a CDS encoding 3-keto-disaccharide hydrolase, which translates to MKTCIAVSILLAFAIAPVRAADPVDLLPAENLQGWSRIPIPAISGVNPKIQWRVDTAAKTLICTGEGGHEWLRYDKELSDFVLEADWRFTPKDGETKYNSGIGIRLSKQGEIWYQAQTGLAGAYLFGQNFADGGLKSFNLKAQMKENRVKPAGEWNHFLIRAEGDRITLSVNGEVVNELTGVGMRRGYIGLEAEGYEITFRNLKLQTLP; encoded by the coding sequence ATGAAGACATGCATAGCTGTTTCTATTCTTCTTGCATTCGCGATCGCGCCCGTCCGGGCCGCCGACCCCGTCGACCTCCTGCCCGCCGAAAACCTGCAGGGCTGGAGCCGCATCCCCATTCCGGCCATCTCCGGCGTCAATCCCAAAATCCAATGGCGCGTCGACACCGCCGCCAAAACCCTCATCTGCACCGGCGAAGGCGGCCACGAATGGCTCCGCTACGATAAGGAGCTCTCTGATTTCGTCCTCGAAGCCGACTGGCGCTTCACCCCCAAGGACGGCGAGACGAAGTACAACAGCGGCATCGGCATCCGCCTCTCCAAGCAGGGCGAAATCTGGTACCAGGCCCAGACCGGCCTCGCCGGCGCCTACCTCTTTGGACAGAACTTCGCCGATGGCGGCCTGAAGAGCTTCAACTTGAAAGCGCAGATGAAAGAGAATCGCGTCAAGCCGGCCGGCGAGTGGAACCACTTTCTGATCCGCGCTGAGGGCGACCGCATCACCCTCTCCGTCAACGGCGAAGTCGTGAATGAACTAACCGGAGTCGGCATGCGCCGCGGCTACATCGGCTTGGAAGCAGAGGGCTACGAGATCACCTTCCGCAACTTGAAGCTGCAAACGCTGCCCTAG